The Coprobacillus cateniformis DNA window GGGTATTCATGTTTTAGATGAAGAGGCTCCATTAGGTGAAGAGGCATTATCTTATTTAGGATTGAAAGATTATATTTTAGATATTGGATTGACACCTAATCGTAGTGATTGTATGGCAATGACTTCATTGGCTTATGAAGTTGCTGCGGTATTAAACAGAAAAGTGAAATTACCTGAAGTTAAAAAATATGATGAATTAGATAGTGACATTCGAGTTATTGTAGAAACTGATTTGTGTCCTTTCTTTGGAGCTAAGTTAATCAAAGGTGTGAAAACAAAAGAATCACCTCAGTGGTTAAAAAATCATTTATTAGCAAGTGGAATTAAGCCTATTAATAATATTGTTGATATTTCTAACTATGTCATGCTAGAAACTGGTCAACCTATTCATATGTATGACTATGATAAGATGAAAGAGAAATCTTTTGTTATTAAAACTGGTTTTCATCAAAAAGCAGTTCTTTTAGATGAAAAAGAGTATGAATTATTGCCAGAAGATATTATTGTTTCTACTGATCAAGGTATTGGTTGTGTAGCTGGGGTTATGGGAGGAAATGATACGAAGATTGATGACAATACTCGAAATATTGTGATTGAAGTTGCAACATTTGATGGAGCAACTTTACGTAATACAGCTCGTCGTATGAATTTATTAACTGATGCTTCTCAACATTATATTAAAGGTGCATTGAATACAGCAAATAGTTTTCATGTTTTAGATCGCTGTGCTGATTTATTAGTACAAGAAGCTGATGCTAGGGAAATTTATAAGACTGTATCAACTGATTTAAATGTGACAGAAAAGATTGTATCTGTTTCTCAGGATAAGATTAATGGATTATTGGGAATGTCGATTGCGTTGAATGAGATTCAAGATATCTTTGATCGTTTAAGTTTCTCTTATACTTTAAAAGAATCGACTTTTGAGGTTGTTGTTCCAACATATCGTAATGATATAACTATGGCTGCTGATTTGATTGAAGAAGTTGCGAGAATGTATGGTTATGATAATATTCCTTCAACACTTCCTTTGATGGAAATGACGAGAGGAAATTTAACACCAAAACAAAGCAATGAAAGGTTTATAAGAGATGTTCTTGTTGATTTGGGACTACATGAAACATTAACATATACATTGACTTCACCATCGACTGTTAATGATTTCAACTTATTTCATCCATTAGATGAACAGGTGAAATTAATGTCACCATTAGGCGAAGAACGTAGTGTCACAAGAAAATCAGTCATACCTTCATTGTTACAAGTCATCAATTATAATCAATCACATGCTTCTAAGGATGTTTGCCTGTTTGAAATTTCAAACACTTATGCAAAAGATGAAATCACAACTCTAGCAATTGCATGTCATGGAGTTTATCATAGTGTTCCTTGGGCTGGAATTCATAGAAATGTTGATTTTTACCTGGTGAAAGGATTTGTTGAAACTCTATTTAAGAAATTATGTATTGAGGAATCACGTTATAGTCTAGTAAGAGTAGAAGCTGATAATAAGAATTTCCATCCAGGAAGAAGTGGTTATATCAAGATGGGAAAACAAATTATTGGTGTGATTGGACAAATTCATCCTTTGATGGCAAAGAAATATGACATTAAGGGGGAAACGGTTGTTGCTGAATTGAATTTATCCACTTTATTAAATCTAAAGACAAAAGCACTAAAAGTGACATCAATTCCGCAATACCCTTCTGTTAATAGAGATATTGCATTAGTTATGGATACAGATATTCAAACATATGATGTTGTTCGTTCGATTCAAAAGGCTGGGAAAAAATTAGTTTCAAAAGCTGAAATCTTTGATGTGTATGAAGGTGAACATATTGAGGAAGGAAAGAAATCTGTAGCTATTACTTTAACTTTCCAAGATCCTACAAAAACATTAGAAGATACAATAATTAATGATGTTATGGAAAATATTTTAGCAGTAGTGAAATCAGAATATAATGCTCATTTAAGAGGGTAATAAAAAAAGGTAATAAATTTTATTACCTTTTTAATTTGAGTAAAAAAGATTTCAATGAGAATCTGTCTTATTCAATTTTTGCATAATTTTTTGTTTTTATAATTTTATAGACTTGTAATGTTGTAGAAGATATTAAGATTGCTAAAGCAATAGAAATGCTGATTCCAATAGTGGATAAAAAACTTTCAGCAAAGAGATTGTTTAATCCTTGTACTGCATATAACATTGTGTAATAGATTCCACTTCCTGGAACTAAAGGGAAACAACCAATGATAATAAAAATTGTAGCTGGAGCTTTATAATGGCGTGCCATCATTTCAGCAATAAGAGCAACACATAACATTGCAATAAAACTTTGTATAAAGATATTGTCTAGGAATTGTGTGGCAAGGTAAATAACCCAACCTAATGTACCTACAATGGAACCAACACATGCAAATTTTATATTTTTATGAATACGAAAAATAAATGTAAAACCAAGACAACCTACAAAGGCTGATAAGCATTGAATGATTTCGTTCATATTAAGCACCTCTCAATAGCATCATCATAACACCAACTCCAATTGCAATACTGGCAGCAATCAAAATCGCTTCAATCATCCTTGAAAGTCCAGAAATGAAGTCTCCACCAATAATATCTCTAAGACTATTGGTAATTGCAATTCCAGGAACTAACAACATGAGTGTTCCAGTGATGACAGATTGCTGATTCTCAACAATTCCTATTTTATTTCCTAGAATAGCAATCGTAGATAAAACCATGCTTGATAAGATAGTTCGAACAATACCATTAATCCTCAGCTTTTCTAGTAGATAAATAAAGTAATATAACACGAAACCAATAACTCCTGAAACAACCATATCAATGGCACCACCACCAAAAAATACACAGAACATGGCAGCAGATACAATATATCCTAACAATATTAATTGATAATTTAATTCTTGTGATTTTATGTTTTCTATTTTTTCTTGAATATTGTGAAGCTCTATATCTCCATTACTAATTTGTCTTACTAAACAATTTAATTCATAGAGATGATCTAAATGGATACGATTTGAACGTGCACGTTTAGAAACATGATAAGGGGTACCATCATGCAATGTTAATGATAATGTAAAATAAGAAGGTATTGCAAAGACTTCAACATTTTTAAATCCTAATCCTTCACACATACGTTGTAAAGATTCTTCGACACGATAGATTTCTGCACCATGTCTTAGTAATAAATAACCAATTTCATTCACAGATTGTAAAACTTCTTTTTCGTCCATGTTTTCACCTCACAATAATAATTTATATCATATTTCCTATCCCTTGCCTAGCATTTCTCGATAATTTTTTTGATTTCATTCACTGCTTACTTATGTTAAAATAAGGGAACGTAGAGAGGTGGAAAAAATGATTAAATTAATTGTTTGTGATATGGATGGAACAATCTTAAATAAGGATAATACGCTTGATGAACAAAGCTATCAAAAGATACTAGAAAAAAGTGATCAGGGTGTTGAATTTATGTTTGCGACAGGACGTGGGTTTGATATGGTTGAGGATATATGTCAAAGCAAAGGAATTTATAATTCTTTGATTTTAAATAATGGAACTCAATATAGAAGTTATGATGGTCATATCAATCGCTATTATCCAATGGAAAGAAAGTCTTTTGAACAGATTATGGCTATTTTGTTAGAATATGAATATCATATTTCGGTTCATACTCAGCAAGGAAAATATATTTTTGAAGATAAAGAAACCTATTTTTTAAGACATCAGAAGATATTGATGAAATCAAAAGGTATTGATGATCCTTCTTTATTACCAAAGACACCGTTTTTTACAAGAACTGGTTTTCTTAAAAATGTTCATGAAGTTAAAACAGTTGATGAATTGTATAAGTCTAAAGCATTGCCTTTAAAGATAGATGCTAGACATATTGATTATCAAAGTGTACAAGGTGTAGAGAAACTTTTAAAAGATATTAATCATTTACATATTTCTTCATCATTTGAAGAGAATATAGAGATTACAAGTGATGTTCATGATAAGGGGAGTATGCTAAAAGAGGTTTTAAAAGAGAAAGGATTATCTGTTTATGAAGTGGCAACTTTTGGTGATGGATTCAATGATATTGGAATGCTAGAATCATTTCCATATTCATTTGCCCCAGCGAATGCATCAGAACTGGTAAAAGAAAAAGCATCTTATGCATTGGAGGTAACCAATGAACAAGGTGCTGTTGCAAAAGGAATTCAAATCTTAGAAGAACTTAATCTGCTTTAATATAAGGAATACTTGCGTATTCTTTTTTGATGAGATCATAAGGTTGTTGAGAGAGTAGGGAAAGCAGACGTGTTGCTTTGAATTCTATCTCTAGTGCTGGATGCTGATATCTAGAGAAGTTTGTAACGATTGTATAAGGGCATTCTTTTTTTATGATATTGAGATATTGGCGTCCTTGTTCATTCATAGCAAGAATTCTTAAATAATCGATTTTCATAGCTGCCTGTATTTGCTGTTTTGTGTTTTTCATTAATAAATGAATAAGCATTCTTTGGATGCGTGGTTTGGTATATCTTTTTGATAACAAACAACCAAGTAATTCTTCCAGACAATTTGTTTTATGGATTTGAGAAATTAAAATATTTTCTAAACCTTCTTCAACCAAATGGTATTGTCTAAGTTCTTTGGGGGTTGAAGTCATGATTTGATATTTTAAATAAGGGTAGAAATCCTGAAGAAAAAACAAATCATTCTGATAATATTCAGGATGAGGGAGTGTTGATTTGAAATCTTTTTTTTCATAAATAGCCTTTCTAATAGCAGATGCACTGGCAATATCCTGCAGCTTGGTATCATGATAATCATTTGTACGTGCAAAACAGTGGGGTGTTATCGCGTAATGATGAGATACAATTTCTTTGACATAACTTAATCCTAATAAATCGTTAGGTGTTGTGATTTCTTTTCCCATAATCTGTCTTAGTGCTTGGTTGCAGGCATCAGGATAACGCAAACCTTCTTGCATGTAATGCTTGATGTGCATATTATAGTCTTCTTGATGCATTTCAATAGTGCAAGCAATATCCATAAATGTTTCAATGCGACCATCTTCACTTCCAAAACAGATATCTGTCACACCAATAGCATGTAATAAATCAATTGCCCCTTTGGCAAAATAATCAGCACTCTGGCAAGCATATACAAAGGGTAATTCTAATACGATATCTACTCCAAATTCAATGGCTAAACGACTGCGTGTCCATTTGTCTATAATAGCCGGTTCACCTCTTTGAACGAATGATGAAGACATGACTGCAATTGTATAATCACATTTTGTTATTGTCTTGGAACGCTGTATATGATAAATATGTCCATTATGAAATGGATTGTATTCTACAATGATTCCTAAAACTCTCATATTGACACCTCTTTTTGCTTAGTTTATCATAGTTTTATAAGAAAGCATAGAATTGATTAAAAGAAGTGAGGAATTCAACGAATTATGCGAAATTTTGATTGACATATTTGGTTGTTTTATATATAATCAACTATGCGGTGTAAAGGGTGATTTTTTTGAAATGGAATTTACAATGGATTTTGAAACAAAAAGATGGATGTTTTGATTTTGATGAAACACTTACGTTTCCATCAGAAATGTTTCATAATTTATCACAAGTCAATGGTTTGAAAGATGTTCATGTTGTAGGACGAGGATGTCTAGATATGAAAAATCATCAGTTATACGTTGATTTTCAAGTAAAAGGTCAAATGATTCTACCATGTGCCGTTTCATTAGAAGATGTGGATTACCCATTTGATATTAAGTCGGCAACTGTATTTGCTTTTTATAAACCTTTAGATGATGAAGATGTTATTGAGGTTAAAAGGGATACTGTTGATTTAACTCCTGTTGTTTTTCAGGAAATTATGATGGATGTTCCCATGCGTGTTGTTAAAGATGGCGCAACTTTGAAAACCGAAGGCAATGGTTGGAAAGTATTAAATGAAAAAGATGAAGGTAAGGATGAAGATTATATTGATCCTCGACTTGCCAAACTTAAAGATTATTTTAAGGATAAAGAATAAGGAGGTGTACCTATGGCAGTACCACAAAGAAGAGTTTCTAAAACAAGAAGAAACAAAAGAAGAACACATGACAAGTTAACAGTACCAGCTGTAGTTGTTTGCCCTGAATGTGGAGAATACAAATTATCTCATAGAGTATGCAAACATTGCGGAACTTACAACGGACAAAAAGTGTTATAAAAACTGCCCCTTATTAAAGGGCTTTTTTTATTTAAAAAATGAATAGTATAAATGTTTTTAAATAAAGAAGCATTGGTTAAATTTATGAGATGAGGATGAATATTTTGCTAATCGAATGCTTAGAATAGTTTATAATGAGGATAAAGTGAGGATTTGATATGAGAAAACGTAAAAGAGGCATGCTTTTGATTGTTTTGGTATTGATTATAGGAATGGCAATTGGGGTTATAGTAGGAAGAGAATTTCTTGAAATTCCAGTGTTGGATTTAAATGCGGTTGAACAAGCTTTTCAGAAAAATAAGGATTACCAATATTTTTATAATCAATTAAATGAAATTGAACAAAAGACGTATCAAAGAATATATTATGTTTTAAGTCAGCACCAAGAAGAAGTGACTTTAGAAGAAAAAGATATTGAAAAAGTAAAAGATATTTTTACAAAAGTTATTTATGACCACGGAGAACTCTATTATGTTAATTCCCAGTTTCAATATCAGGAAAACAAGCAAACTATACAGTTTTTACCTCTATATGACTATTCTTTAGACGAAGTAAAAAAAATGAATCAAGATATTGAAAAGAAAACTGAAGTTTTTTTAAATGAGGCTAAGAAAGAAACTTCACAATTGCAAAAAGCGCGACTTGCATATAATTATATTGTTGAAAATGTTGTTTATGAAGATGGTGTTGATAACAATCAAAATATGGTAAGTGCTTTGGCTAATGGAAAATCAGTCTGTGCTGGATATGCAAGAGGATATCAGTATCTTTTAAATCAGTTAGGAATAGAAAATGCCTATATTGTTGGAACTGCTAAAGAAACGCGTTCTCAGACATTGAATGGGGACGGGCATGCGTGGGTTATGATTCATCTGAGTGGTGACTATTATTATTGTGATCCAACATGGGGAGATGCTGTTCATGAGAATTCAGAACATGCCTGTTTAGGGTATTTTATGATGAGTAGCGAAGACATGTTAAAGTGCTATCAGCCTGAAGTTCCTTATGAAAAGACTCAACAATACCAGATCAATGTTTTTAAGGATGAAAAATGTTATATGGAAAAGTATGATGAAAGTGTTTTATCTTATGCAGTGAATAGAGGATTAAAAAATAAAAGCAGAGTAGCAGAAATAAAATGTATCAATGACAATGTTTATCAAAAAGTGAAAAGAAATCTTGAATCTTCTTATTTGGGATATCAAGTTTTAAGTCAAAACAAATGTTGGAATGAAAATGCAACTTATTCCTATAATGATGAATTAAGGATGATAGAATTATATTATTAATTGGAAAAAATTGAAAAAACAAAGATAAGTAGCGGGAAACTGCTACTTTTTTTGTTTAAAAAAGAGAAAAAAGGCATGTGATTTCTATGTACAAGGGGGATGAAATGTTATATAATAGTGGCATGAAGTGTTAAAGAATGTATAGAAATGTTATAAAGTGGGTGATTTTAAGTGTTCTTTGGAGAATTTAGACATAACATAGATGCAAAGGGGCGCTTAAGTATCCCTGCTAAAATGCGTAATCAGTGTGGTGAGTGTGTTTATGTTACAAGAGGCAATGATGGATGCCTCGCATTGTATACACAGGAAGGCTGGGAAGCTTATTACCATGAACTTCAATCATTACCACAAAAAAAGAAAAGCACTCGTATTTTTATACGTTTAGTGACTTCTAGAGCGAGTGAATGTGAGTTTGATAAACTCGGACGTATTAATATTCCACTTGTATTAAGACAAGAAGGAAATCTTGAAAAAGAATGTGTCATTGTTGGTGTTGGTGATCATGTTGAAATTTGGAGTCAGAGTGCATGGGATCAATTCTATGATGATAATAAGGATAGTTTTGATGATATTTCGGAAGATTTGGATGAATTTGAACTGTAAAGGAGAGACGCATGTTTAATCATATAAGTGTTTTATTAGAGGAAACAATTGAAGGATTAAATATTAAGGAAGATGGTATCTATGTGGACTGTACACTTGGTGGTGGTGGACATAGTCAGGAAATCTTAAAAAGATTAACAACTGGACATCTTTATTGTTTTGATCAAGATCAAGTAGCTATTGAAGTAGCTGCAAAGCGATTGAGTCAAATTTCTGACCATTTTACAATTATTTATTCAAACTTTAAAAATATGAAAAGTGAATTGAATCAATTAGGTGTTCAAAAAGTTGATGGTATTGTTTTTGATTTAGGTGTTTCATCTCCTCAATTTGATGATGGTGAAAGAGGGTTTAGTTATAACTATGATGCAAAGTTAGATATGCGTATGGATCGTAATCAGACATTAAGCGCTTATGAAATTGTCAATACATATGAATTCAATGAATTGGTGAAAATATTTTATAAATATGCAGATGAAAAGTTTTCTAAACAAATTGCCAGAGCAATTGAAAGACATCGTCAAGAGAAACCAATTGAAACGACATTTGAATTAGTAGAAATCATCAAGGAAGCGATTCCAGCACCAGCAAGACGAAAAGGTGGTCATCCTGCTAAAAGAACGTTTCAGGCATTAAGGATTGCAGTTAATGATGAACTTAGTGTTTTTGAAAAGGCTTTGGATGATTCATTAGATTGTATTTGTGTAGGTGGAAGAATTGCTGTTATTACTTTCCATTCTTTAGAAGATAAGATTTGTAAATATACTTTTAATGAGGTAACAAAGCAACCACAACTTCCTATGGGGATGCCTATTGTTCCAGAGTATTTGAAACCTAGATTTCAAAAAATAACAAAGAAGCCAATTGTCGCTGGTGAAAAAGAATTAGAAGAAAATCATCGTTCTCATTCAGCTAAATTGAGAATTATAGAAAGGGTTTATGAAAATGAAGAGAAGTAAGAAAAAAGAAACAGGATTTGCGAGATTTTCTAGAAGATTATTAATTGTAAGTTTTGCTGCTTTTGTATTAGGAATTGTTGCACTCAATTCTTATGAGTCATCATTGAATATTAGTTGTCAGGAACTTGAAAAAGAAATCACAGTCATTCAGGCTGATATTGATGGATTAACAATGCAAAAACAGGAACTTGCTTCTTTTACACGTTTAAGAGCTGTTGCAAGCAAAAAGGGATATGATTATAAACAAAGTACTGTGACAACTGCTGTTAGAGGAGTCCAAAGAGACTGATGGCGACTATAAAACAAAAAAATAATAATCAGAGTGCAAAGATCGTGTTATGTGTCTTTGCATTCATTATTATATTAATGGTACTAAATGTTATTTATTTGGGAGCAACAGGAAAACATTTGGTTAGTGGAGCTAATATAAAGGAATATGCTGAAAATCGTGGTGGTCAGCAAAAAGAAGAAACGTTGTATGCCAAACGTGGAACAATTTATTCTAGTGATAAACAGGTTATCGCAAGTGATGTTAAAAAATACAAATTATATGCCATTTTGTCAGAAACAAGATTGACAGTCGATAAAGAGCCTGCATATGTTGTGGATAAAGAAGAAACTGCTAAGAAATTAGCACCTATTTTAGGCGTTGATAAAGCGAAGATTTTAGAACAGTTAAATAAAAAAACATATCAGGTTGAATTTGGAAGTTATGGAAACAATCTTTCTTCATTGGTTAAAGATAAAATTGATGCATTAGGTTTACCAGGATTGGAATTTGAAGAAATTACAACCAGAAATTATAGATATGGCGATTTTGCTTCATATGAAGTTGGATATGCTCAACTCTTAACAAATGAAATTAATGGAAAAACAACAAAATCAATTATTGGGCAAATGGGTCTTGAGAAAGCATTTGATGACGAATTAAGTGGAAAAGATGGTAAGAAAGTTTATCTGGTTGATAATAATAATTATACTTTACCTAATGGTGTTTTAAGTGAAACGGCACCTGTTGCAGGGAATGATATGTATTTAACAATTGATGCTGATGTGCAAACTGAACTTGATTTACAGATGAAGCAGCTGGTTGAGAAATTAAAATCAGAAAAAGCAACTTGTGCAGTTATGGAAGCAAAGACTGGGAAAATTTTGGCTGTGAGTAATTATCCGTCATTTGATCCCAATAAACGTGATATAGATAACTATGTAGATTTATTTTTAAATGAAGCAGTTGAACCAGGTTCAGTTTTTAAATCATTTGTTTATGCAAATGGGCTAAATGATGGTCGATTAAATTTAAAGACCAAGTATCAATCTGGTAAGTTTTATTACAATAATAATAAAAAAGATTCCGTAAAAGACCATAATGGTGGTAAAGGTTGGGGAACAATCAGTTATGAACAAGGGTTTTATTATTCAAGTAATACTGCTATTTGTCATATGTTAAGAACTGTGAATGATAGAGTCTCATTACTTCAGGATTATGAAGATTTAGGGTTCTTTAAGTCAGGAACGGTTGATAAGTTAAGTACTGCATCAGGGTTTGCAGGATATAAAGGTGTTGTCGGTAGAGATATTGAATATTTGACAACTGGATTTGGACAAGGATCATCATGGACAGCTTATCAGTTGTTACGTGCTTATAGTGTCTTTGCAAACAATGATGGAAAAATGGTAACACCTTATTTTGTTGATAAGATTGTTGATAGTTCTACGAATGAAACAATTTATCAAGGAAAAACTGAATATTCTAAGCAGATTTATACAAATGAAACTGTCAAGAAAATGCGAGATTTATTAAGTGGTGTTATTAATATTAAAGGAAGTACTGGTTATTCTTATCATATGGATGATATCAATTTAATTGGAAAGACTGGAACAGGTCAGGTTGCACAGACTGGAGGATATAAACAAAATTTTTATACAAATAGTTTTGCTGGTTTAGCACCTTATGATGATCCGCAAGTTGTTATTGTTTTATGGTATCAGGGAAAAAATGCTTCATCAAAAGTTGCTGCTGAACTTGTTCAAGGTGTTGTGAGAACTGCATTAAACAAGATCAATGCACAACCTGTAAAGGAAGTTGAAACATCTACATTTGTGTTAGATTCATATATGAATCAAAGTACTGAATTTGCAAAATCAATTCTTACAAAACATCAGTTATCAACATTGTTGATAGGTGATGGTGATACAGTTATTGATCAATATCCAAAAGCAAAAACAGAAGTTTCATCTCAATCAAGAGTCTTTTTACAAACAAATGGAACAAATATTACAATGCCATCTATGGATGGATGGTCGCGTAAAGAGGCGGAAGCATTTGCAGCTATGGCAGATGTTCGTATCACTTTTGATGGTGTAGGTACAATCTATAAACAAAATGTTCCTAAAGGAACAAAGTTAAAATCAAATCAAGAAATTAAAGTTCAAGCAAAATAGAAAGTTCATATGAATTTTCTATTTTTGTTCTATATAACTAGGCTTCAGTATCTTTGAAAAATGTTATGTAAGGGATGGAGAGTCGTTGTATAGTAAACTAGCATAGATTTTATATCTAGAAATCAGTTGAGATTTAACTTATAAAGAACAGAAGATATTGCTTTTTAAAGATAAGGTATAAAACTGTGTGAAACTATCGCTATAAAAGAAAAGAAGTCTATATTTTTATCTTCATACATAAACTGTATGGGTGATGCTATGATTTTTTCAAAAATGGTCAAAAAAATAAAGTGGGTTAATATTGTCATGACAATTATTGTTGCAGCTATAGTTATAAGATTAGGTTATAGCCAATTTTATGCTTACCAAGAATTATCTTTAAAAGCTACAGAATCATGGCAAAGGGGATTTCCGTTAGAGGCAGCAAGAGGAAAAATTTATGATAGTCAACAAAAAGTATTGGTTGATAATTTGACAACTTCCTCATTAATTATTGTTCCTAGTCAAGTGAAAGATCCTGTCAATACAGCTGTACAGTTAGCAAAAATATTAGGATGTTCAGAA harbors:
- a CDS encoding penicillin-binding protein, coding for MATIKQKNNNQSAKIVLCVFAFIIILMVLNVIYLGATGKHLVSGANIKEYAENRGGQQKEETLYAKRGTIYSSDKQVIASDVKKYKLYAILSETRLTVDKEPAYVVDKEETAKKLAPILGVDKAKILEQLNKKTYQVEFGSYGNNLSSLVKDKIDALGLPGLEFEEITTRNYRYGDFASYEVGYAQLLTNEINGKTTKSIIGQMGLEKAFDDELSGKDGKKVYLVDNNNYTLPNGVLSETAPVAGNDMYLTIDADVQTELDLQMKQLVEKLKSEKATCAVMEAKTGKILAVSNYPSFDPNKRDIDNYVDLFLNEAVEPGSVFKSFVYANGLNDGRLNLKTKYQSGKFYYNNNKKDSVKDHNGGKGWGTISYEQGFYYSSNTAICHMLRTVNDRVSLLQDYEDLGFFKSGTVDKLSTASGFAGYKGVVGRDIEYLTTGFGQGSSWTAYQLLRAYSVFANNDGKMVTPYFVDKIVDSSTNETIYQGKTEYSKQIYTNETVKKMRDLLSGVINIKGSTGYSYHMDDINLIGKTGTGQVAQTGGYKQNFYTNSFAGLAPYDDPQVVIVLWYQGKNASSKVAAELVQGVVRTALNKINAQPVKEVETSTFVLDSYMNQSTEFAKSILTKHQLSTLLIGDGDTVIDQYPKAKTEVSSQSRVFLQTNGTNITMPSMDGWSRKEAEAFAAMADVRITFDGVGTIYKQNVPKGTKLKSNQEIKVQAK